GAAACAAAAAACTGGGTTGATGCCACATGGTCTTTTACATTAATGATTTTACCCCTTCTCTTTGGCGGTGTGCTTATTGCCGGGTTTCTCCTCGGTATGCCCGGCACGGACAACGGGATAATCCCGAATCAGTGGATTGCACGACTGGTTGGAGGAAATTCGTTATTTTCCAATCTCCTTGCATCAGTCGTTGGGGCATTCATGTACTTTGCAACCCTAACTGAAGTGCCGATTGTACAGGGACTCCTTGGTTCAGGCATGGGGAAAGGCCCTGCCCTTGCTTTACTCCTTGCAGGCCCTGCGCTCTCACTGCCGAGTATGATTGTCATAAGGAGCATTCTGGGGACGAAGAAATCATTTGTGTTTTTTGGTCTTGTCATCGGGCTCTCCACCATTGTGGGGATGGTATTTGGATGGATAGCAGGGTAAAAGCAGTGTTGAGTGATAAGTGTTGAGTGCTGAGTTTATTGAAACCGGGGAAATGTTCTCAACGTTGAACATAGAACATTGAACGTTGAACGTATTACATAGAGGAGGTATGTGGATATGAAGATCCAAATTTTGGGAGCAGGTTGCCGGAATTGTATAAAGCTTGCAAAAAATGCAGAAGAAGCAGCAAAGGCAAAAGGCGCTGATTGCGAGATCGAAAAGGTAACAGATATTAAAGAGATAATGAGCTATGGTGTCATGCAAACACCAGCCCTTGCCATTGACGGAAAGGTAAAGAGCGTCGGGAGGGTACTGTCCGTGGAGGAAATTAAAAAGCTGTTAT
The sequence above is drawn from the Pseudomonadota bacterium genome and encodes:
- a CDS encoding permease, which produces ETKNWVDATWSFTLMILPLLFGGVLIAGFLLGMPGTDNGIIPNQWIARLVGGNSLFSNLLASVVGAFMYFATLTEVPIVQGLLGSGMGKGPALALLLAGPALSLPSMIVIRSILGTKKSFVFFGLVIGLSTIVGMVFGWIAG
- a CDS encoding thioredoxin family protein; translated protein: MKIQILGAGCRNCIKLAKNAEEAAKAKGADCEIEKVTDIKEIMSYGVMQTPALAIDGKVKSVGRVLSVEEIKKLL